Part of the Paenibacillus sp. FSL R7-0273 genome is shown below.
GGTCTGGCCTATGACACAGATAAGACGGGGTATATTGCCAAGGTAAGCAGTTTTGTCGGGCGGTATGTACAGTGACACCGGAATAAGTCCCGGAAAAGTAGACGTGCCCGGCACCCGCAAGCTGCGGTTACCGGGCACTAATATGTTCCACACACGGCTGTGCTTATCTGCAACGGATAAGCAGCAAGTCCATGTCTTATAGGTATATTTCATCCCCCGCCGTCCGTGAGTGTGACGGGTGTCGTAATTCCTTGTTATTTCCAGCAGCCGTATGGCGAGATAATCCTTCCAAAACGACAAGAGCCCTACCTCTCTCTTGTCCTTGCGGCTCCGAGGCCGCGCCAGTGTGAGTCGGAATGCTATATTCGAATTTAATCTCATAAAAAGGAAGAGTCATGCAAGAAAACGTAAGATTTTGTGTCCAAATTGCCGATAAAAGAAAGAAGTAAAGCTATCGGCCTGACATCTTCTTGATGGGGATACATATACACCTAAACAAATATTCCTATATTATAGCGCGATATATAAAAAAAAGCAAATGTAAAATAGGGGCTGGGTAAGACCGGGGATGGGAGTGCTAATGAATATATACGGGGCATTTTTAAGAAAGCAGATTGGCAATTACTTATTTGGCTCCGTTGTTGCGGTCTTGGCGGTAGGAAGCCTGATACTGCTCTCTTCTCTGGAGATCAGCATGGAGGAGTACGGCCGGCTGTTAATTGTATTGCTGCTCTCATTCACAATTATGGCTATTACGGAGATCAGTGTGTTTGTCAGGCATATCAGGCCGATCCGTGCGGCTCTGCTGGAGCCGCAGCCTGAGCTGGCAGTGCTGGAGAAGGCTTATCTGCAGACGCATCAGCTGCCCAGGCATGCCGTTATGCGGATTCTCGGGCCGCATCTTATGGGGCTTTCTCTGCCTGCGTCCCTGATGACGATCTGGATGATTCATGCCGGTCTGCTTACCATTCCTTATTTTTATCTGGTGATGGCAGTGGTCGGAGCCATTCTGGTTGCGAGCATGCATGCGCTGATTGAATTTTACCTTACCTGCTCAGCTATCATTCCTTTAATTAAGGAATTCAGAAACCGGGCAATGGAGCTGCACAATATTGATTTTTCGCTGGAGGGGCATGTCTTTGTGCCAATCCGCCCGAAATTTCTGATCAGCTGTATGCTGATCGGTACATTTCCGCTGTTCTTGTTTATAATGGCTACCCATATCCGCATGAACAATACGGGAACAGGCATGCTTGTCGGTTTCCAGAACTACTGGACCTGGGCAGGAATGGTGCTGCTGATCGGTACCTTCTTCTCCTCGGTTGCAGCCCTGCTTCTTACCAACAGCGTACAGCATCCGATTAACGAGCTGTATAAGGCTATGAATAATATCAAAGAGGGACGGCTTCTGCAGGTACAGGATGAATATTCCGATGAGTTTTCTAAGCTCGTTGCCGGCTTCAATATGATGGTGCGCGGGCTTCAGGACCGTGAGCAGCAGAGCAGGCAGCTGCTGGACAGTTATTTTACAACTCTTGCCGTCGCGCTGGATGCCCGGGATTCCTATACGGCCGGACATTCGCTGAGGGTGGCTGAATACTCCGTTATTATCGGACAACTGGCCGGCCTGACCGGGCAAAGCTTGGACGATCTCCGCAAATCAGCGCTGCTGCATGATATCGGCAAAATCGGCGTGCCGGACAATGTCCTGTTCAAAGAGGGTAACCTGACGGATGAGGAGTTTGACCGGATCAAAAGCCATCCGGTGCTCGGCGAAAATATCCTGCGCCAGATTGAGCCGGTGGAGAAGATGGCCCCTTACCTGGAAGGAGTGCGCTCCCACCATGAACGCTATGACGGCCAAGGCTATCCCGACGGCCTGGCGGGAACCGCCATACCGCTGCACGGGCGGATCATTGCGGTAGCTGACGCCTACGATGCGATGACCTCGGATCGGCCGTACCGCAAGGGGATGGATCATGAGCAGGCGCTGGCTATCCTGGAGAAGGGCCGGGGCAGCCAGTGGGATCCGCAGTTCGCCGGGTTATTTCTGGCATACTTCGGGAAAAATGTAAATGTAGACAAGAGGGAGTATCCGGGCCGGACCGGATAGCAGAAGGGCGGCAGCAGCAGCCTCTGCCGTGCCTTCGGAGCGTAAGCGGATACTATCCAGATTATGGGGGTATCCGCTTCTGCTTTGCGTGCCTATTTTGTGAACGTAAGCTTAAAACCGACAATTAACGACTACATTCATTGAAGGTTTTAAGGGAGACCGTTATAATTATTAAGTCTGGTTTTTAATTAAAAAATAAGGAGAATTCTATGAAACGCGCAGATGTGCTGCTTATTTCAATCGTGCTGATTGCTGCGCTTGCTTTTCTCGTGCCAAGATGGGTAGGCGGCGATAAGGGCGGGCCGGGCAAGAATCTCGTGGCCAATATAACAGTGGACGGCAAGCTGTTTAAAAGCGTGCAGCTTACGGAGGAAGAACAGAGTATTGAGATCCGTACCGAGCGGGGGTATAACCTGCTCAAGGTGCATGATTACGGTATTGAAATGTATGAAGCGGATTGCCCCGATCAGGTGTGTCTCGGCTTCGGCCGGATCACCCAGCCCAAACAGACCATAGTCTGTCTGCCGCACCGGGTGCTGGTAGAGATTGCAGGGACCTCGGGAGGAGATGAAATCGATGGCTATGTCCAGTAGGGAATCGGCGACAGCCCTGAAAAGAACAGTAATCATTGCCATCTTTGCGGCTGTTGCTGTAGTGCTCAGTATAGTTGAGGCCCAGATTCCGCTGGCCGCAATGGGAATGATGCCCGGCGCCAAGCTGGGCTTTGCCAACATTATGATCCTGACTTGTATCTACTTTTTACGCGGCCGTGATGCCTTTATGCTCGTCATTCTGAAGACGCTGCTTACCTCGTTTCTGCTCGGTACGTTCTCAAGTCTGCTCTTCAGCCTGTTTGGCTCGCTGCTCAGCTTTGTGGTGATGTTCCTGCTGATCCGCTTCACCGGCAAACGGTTGAGTGTAATCGGAGTCAGCATCGCCGGAGGGCTTGCCCATAATACCGGACAGCTGGTTGCTGCATCCATGGTGTTCAATTCTACGACGATCCTTTATTACTTGCCGATCCTGCTGATTACGGGGATTGTGACCGGGATTCTTGTAGGCTTTGCAGTGCGTTATCTGATGGCTTCGCTGTCCAGGATTTCGCTGTTTGAAGAGTTTTTGGACGGACGGAGCTATTAGCAGCGGAAGGATGACAATATGAGAGAAACATACACTAACAATAAATTTGTTGATCAGGCAGCGGTCATCTCTTTGGAAGGGGTTGCGTTCGGATATGATCCGGAGCACCCTATTCTGCATGATATTACGCTGTCAGTACCCCGGGGGCAGTGGGTAAGCATCGTCGGCCCGAACGGCTGCGGCAAATCAACGCTCGTTAAGCTGCTAAACGCCCTGCTTCCCAAGAGCGCCGGGGAGATTGTTGTCAGCGGTCATCGCCTGGAAGAGGAAACAATCGGTTCTATCCGCAACAGCATCGGCATGGTCTTTCAGAATCCCGATAACCAGTTCATCGGGGCTACAGTCGAAGAGGATATTCTGTTCGGCCTGGAAGGGCTGTGCTTATCCTATGAAGAGATGGATGAACGGCTGAAAATGTATACAGAGAAGCTGGGGATCAGCCACCTGCTGTCCAAGCATCCGGGTGAACTGTCCGGCGGACAGAAGCAGCGGGTAGCAATCGCCTCCATTCTTGCCATGAAGCCCGGCATCGTCATCTTTGACGAGGCTTCTTCCATGTTGGATGAGGGCAGCCGCAATGAGCTGCTGAATGTTCTGCAGGGGATGCGCAAGGAAGGCTTCACGATCCTGATGATCACACATGATGCCGACGAGATTCTGGCGTCTGACCGGGTGCTGGCCCTACACGGGGGCAGTGTGGCGGCGGACCTGACGCCGGAGGAGCTGTTCCGGAATGAGGAGCTGCTTGCCGTATGTCATCTGCGCGAGCCTTATCCCTGGCAGCTTGCCCGTGCATTGCAGCGCTTGGGCATCAAAACGGATGTTCCCGCCAGTGAAAAGGAGCTTATAGATACATTATGGCCATACAACTACAGCAAGTAAGCTATACCTACGCTGACCGGAGCCTGTGGAGGCAGACGGCGCTGCATGATATTAATCTTAGTGTTCCTAAAGGCACGATGCTGGGTATCGCCGGAGCAACCGGGTCCGGCAAGTCTACCCTGCTGCAGCTGTTCAATGGAATTCTGAAGCCATCCCAGGGAACAGTCAGGGTGCTGGATGTTACCATTCAGGCTGGGGAGAAGGCCCCCCGGCTGCTGCCGCTGCGCCGCAGGGTAGGTTTGGTCTTTCAGTTTCCGGAGCAGCAGATGTTCGAAGAAACGGTCGAGAAGGACCTGATCTTTGGGCCGCTTAATTTCGGAATGAGTCCGGAGGAGGCTAAAGCGCGCGCGCGTCAGGCTATGACCGATATGGGGCTGGAGCTTGAGCTGCTGGAGCGCAATCCGTTCCGTCTAAGCGGGGGACAGATGCGCAAAGCAGCAATCGCTTCAGTGCTGGCGATGGATCCGGAGATTATTGTACTGGATGAACCGACAGCAACGCTTGACCCGCTTAGCCGGGCTGAGCTGATCGGACTGCTGGACCGGCTTTGCCGCGAGCAGGGACGGACCATTATTATCGTAACCCACCGGATGGACGAGCTGCTGCCCTACGCCGATCACTGGGCGCTGCTGAAAGAAGGCAGCCTGGTCTTTCAGGGAAGCGGGCAGGAGCTGGCGGCAGACCCGGACATATTGGAGAGCTGCGGTCTGAGTGTTCCGCATTCGCTCCGGTATTGGCAGGCGGTTGCCAGGCGGTTCGGCCTGGAGGGCGAGAAGCCCTGCCTGACTGCAGAAAGCCTGGCTGCACGGATTGCTTTACTGCAGGCTGAAGGAATGAGGGATAGCCATGAATGAACGACTGCTGCTCGGACGCAGCATTGAGACCGGCTCCTGGGTACATAAGCTGGATGCCCGCTCCAAAATAACCGGAATGCTGCTGTATCTCGCTATTATTCTGCTCTCTCATTCCTGGGCGGCAATGGGGCTGCTGGCAGTATTCTCGGTAGCAGTGATGCTGTCAACGCGCATCCCGCTTAAATATTTCATTAAATCGGCGAAGCCGTTACGCTTTTTGATGCTGTTTATTTTTATTGTACAGGTGTTTTCGGTAAAAGAAGGCGAAGCCTGGCTGACTTTAGGTTCCTTTTCGCTGCATGAGGGCGGTCTGCGGCTGGGTGCCTTTTCCGTCATCCGGATGCTGTTCCTGGTTACCTTCACCTCGCTGCTTACGTTTACGACGACTCCAGGTAAGCTGAACCAGGGGCTTGAGGGCATTCTGTCCCCGTTCAAGAAGCTGGGGCTGAAGCCGGACCGGCTCACGATGATGATCGGACTTGCGCTGCGCTTTATTCCCACGATCCTTGATGAATCGCAGATTATCCTGAAGGCACAGGCCTCCCGCGGGGCGGATCTGAAGGAGCTTCCGCTGAAGGAAAAGGGACGGATGCTGGTAGCACTGCTTGTACCTGTAATCACAAGCGCCTTCCGGCGGGCGCAGGATCTGGTCTATTCCATGGAAGCGAGAGGCTTCCGCATGGATGCCCCGCGTACCCGGTATCACCGCCTGAGGTGGGGCGCAGCGGATACTTTATTCATTATTATGTTCATCATCATGGGAGTTGCAGTAGCAGTACTGTAATATTTAGGGGGAAACAAGCATGGCACGTTTTTTTAATGGCAGGGAAATTGAACTGCTGGCACCGGCAGGAACGTTTGAAATCTTTAAGGAGGTTGTTCAGTCAGCCTGTGACGCGGTTTATTTTGGCGGACCGGTCCTTAATATGCGGATGATGCGCAAGGGCTACAACCTGTCGCATGAGGAGATTGCCCAGGCGCTGGTAATGGCCCACAATCTTGATAAGAAGGTCTATGTTACCGTTAATAATCTGTTCAGCGAAGAAGATGTGGAGGAAGCCAGAGAGTATCTGCGGTTCCTGGATGAGGTTCAGCCGGATGCGCTGATTGTGCAGGATATGGCCGTGCTGGAGCTGATCCGCGAGATGGGGCTGACCGTTCCGGTCCATGCTTCCGTTATGATGAATGTTCACAATCTGGAGATGATCTACGCGCTGCGTGATCTCGGAGTAAGCCGGGTGGTCACTTCCCGTGAGATGGACCTCCAGACAGCGAAGCTGCTAGGGCAGAGAAGCGGAATGGAGCTGGAGTATTTTATACATGGTGATATGTGCTCGGTGCACGGGGCCAACTGCTATTTCAGCTCCCAGGTGTTCGGGATGAGCAGCAACCGGGGCAAATGCATGAAGCCATGCCGCTGGGATTACCGGATCAAGAAGGACGGCTATGTGTTCCCGGCTGAATATCCGCTGGCGGTCAAGGATATGTTCATGTATGAGCATCTTCCGGAGCTGATTGAATCGGGTATTACCTCCTTCAAAATTGAAGGCCGGATGCGGGATAAAGAATTCATGGTGATGCTGGCGAACAGCTATGGCGAGGCGCTTGACCGCTATATCGATGATCCGCTGGGTTTTGACCGGACGGTAGATTCCAAAATGCTGTATAACAACCGCAAGCGTGATTTTTCAACCGCATATGCTTTTGGTAAGCCGGGATTATCTAATATTAACCGCCGTTATGAGGGGACAGGCAAATTCTACAGTACAGGCAAGGTGTTCAGTACGCCTACTGCTGAGCGGGAATTGTCTGAGAGCCGGGTGGTTCAGCTGCGTGAGCGGCTGGCGGAAAGCAAAAAAGAGCAGGCGTCCAAGCCTGAGCTGGCAGTGCGCGTTAATAATATGGAACAGGCCAGACTGGCGCTGGAGCTGGGCGTAGAGCATCTGTATCTGCCGGGCGATGTGTTTGAGCCGGATCTGCCGCTAACCAAGCAGGATATCAAGGAATTGGGTGCGCTAAAAGGTCAGACCAAGCTATACCTGGGTATGCCGCGGATGATGACAGAGCTGCATTTTGACCAGTTGAGCCAGCTTCTGAGCGGCGAACGGCTGCCGGTGGACGGCTTGCTGGTTACAAACCTGGGGGCAATCCGCCGCTTCAAGGATATGGGCTATCCGATGGTCGGGGATGTGAACCTGAACGTATACAATCATCTGGCCGCAGAGCTGTATACCGGACTTGGACTGCAAAGGCTGACGGTTTCACCGGAGATGACGTTAGAGCATTTTGCCGCCTTCACCTCCCGGAGTGATCTGCCGCTTGAGGTTGTTGTGCACGGTACACCGGCACTGATGTATATGGAGCATGACCTGTTCGAAAATACAGAGGTTATGGAACCGATCGGCGAAGAGGATAATCAGTTTGTCGGCAATAATGTGTTGGTGCTCAAGACGGATAAGGGTGAAAATCCGGTCTACCGCGACCAATACGGCCGCTGCCACCTGCTGTTCGCTAAAGAGCTGTGCTACCTGCCGATGCTGGATGAGATGAACGGGCTGGGGATCTCGACCTTCCGGATTGAAGGCGCTACTTATAGTATTACTGAATTGCGTACTATTATTACAGCTTATCAGGCTGCTATCGGCGGTAAGGGTGATAAGGCGGATATACTGGGCGGACTTAAGCCGGTGTATGCCGGATATACTCTGGGCTCGCTGCAGTTTAATTAATATTTCAAATTTAAAATCATAGGTACATCCTGTTTATTTTGCCAGAGTATAGACTCTCAAGTGACATTTTTCACAAGTTAGATTAATAGGAAAGTGAATTGGAAGATTAGCCATCTTTTATCCCATAAGTCTGGCGGCAGACGATATAATAGTTAGTAGAGCAAGTATAACCGGCTGCGCCGTCCTGAACTGGACGGTTGCCGGTTCTGTATGAATTCATCAAGCGAAAGCGAGGGCATCTTCATGGAATCAACATCATTTATCGGCAGAGAGGCTGTCGCCGCCAAGCGTAAGCAGTATTTCTATCCTTGTACCGCGCATTTTTACCGGAATGCCCCGCAAATCGTACGCGGGAGCATGCAGTATGTTTATGATGAGAACGGCAAGGAATACACGGATTTCTTCGCCGGTGTCTCTGTGGTGGCCTGCGGCCACTGCAATCCGGCAATTACAGACCGCACAATTGCCCAGCTTCAGCAGCTCCAGCATACATCGACGGTATATTTGACCCAGCCGAACGTTGATCTCGCTGAGCGGCTTGCGGCGGTGCTTCCGGGGAACCTGCGGCGCAGCTTTTTCGTGAACAGCGGCTCGGAGGCGAATGAGGGTGCGCTACTGCTGGCCAGAATGCATACCGGACGCAAAGGCTTTATTGCGCTGGAGAGCGGCCTGCACGGACGCACCAATCTGACGATGAGTGTAACCGGGCTGCAGATGTGGCGGACGGATAACTATCTGGACGAGGATGTCACCTTTATTGAGCGGCCGTATCATCCTGAGCTGACTCTGGAAAAGGCTGCTGAACGGTCGGTTGAGAGCCTTAAGCGTGTGCTGGAAGCAAAGGGTGATACAATAGCCGCAATGATTGTGGAGCCAATTCAGGGCAACGGCGGCATGATTATGCCTGCGCCTTCCTATTTCCGCAAAGTGAAGGCGCTGCTTGAGCAATACGGTGTGCTGCTGATTGACGACGAAATTCAGACCGGCTACGGCCGTACCGGTGCTATGTTTGCAATCGAGCATTTCGGAGTTGTTCCTGACATCATCAGTATGGCAAAAGCGCTCGGCAACGGCGTACCGGTGGCAGCCTTTGCCACAACCGACGAAATCGCTGCTTCGCTGAACCGTCCGTCAGCCTCTACGTTCGGCGGGAACCCTGTGTCGGCAGCTACGGCGCTGGCCGTGCTCGATTATATTGAGGCCGGGCAGCTTCCGGCACGTGCCGCAGAGCTTGGCGGCCGTCTGAAGGCCGGGCTGGAGCAGCTGCGTGAAAGCTTCCCTGCGCTGATCACTGACGTGCGGGGCACGGGCTTCATGCTTGGTGCCGAGCTGGCGGGCAATGCTGCAGTCAGCGCCGCCGAGCTGACTGATGATGTGCTGGAGGAGCTGAAGGACCGCGGCTACCTGATCGGCAAAAATGGTATCGGCCGCAATGTCCTGGCCTTCCAGCCGCCGCTTATTGTTACGGCGGAGAATATTGACGGATTGCTTAACGTGCTGGGTGAGGCACTGCTGGTGGCCTCGCAACGCCTGTCTGCCGCTACGCAGGCTTAAGCGGACAGCAGGCACAGGAATGAAAGGTAAGGGACGAAGACTATGGTTATTATGAATGCTTTTAAAACAGCTGCCCTTAAGCTGAAAATGTTCAGTGAGCTGGTTATGTTCTCGCACACCCTGTTCTCACTGCCGTTTGCCGTCATCTCGATGGTCTGGGCCGCCGGAGGATGGCCTTCCGGGCATATGATGCTATGGGGGCTGATTGCCCTGATCGGTGCGCGCAACGGCGCCAATGCCTTCAACCGGCTGGTTGACCGTACCTTTGACAAGCAGAATCCGCGTACAGCGCACCGGCATCTGCCGCAGCAGCTGCTGGCGGAGAAGGAAGTTATCCTGTTTATTATTATCAACTATGCATTGTTTATCGTGGCTTCAGGCATGCTGAACCTGCTCTGCCTGATTCTGTCACCTGTGGCGATTGTCCTGATCTCCAGTTACTCTTATACTAAGCGCTTTACCTTCTTAAGCCATCTGTATCTGGGGTTTGTCATTGCTTCTGCCCCAATCGGCGCATGGTTTGCCGTTACCGGGAACATAGCCTTTACACCTTTTGTAATCGGAACGGTTGTAATGCTCTGGATAGCCGGGTTTGATATCATCTACGGCACCCAGGACATCGAGTTTGACCGGCGGCATGGCCTCTGGTCAATTCCGAGCTTCTTCGGGCTGAAGAATGCGCTGCTTATTTCTAAGGGCCTGCACTTCATCATGGTTATGCTGCTGCTCTTCCTGTACCTCTGGCGCGATCTGGGCTGGATGTACCTGGTCGGCATCGGCATAGCGACCCTGCTTCTGATGACGGAGCATCAGATCATCAAGCCGTCGAACCGGAAGCTGATGAAGGTGGCTTCTTATAATTTGAATCAGGTGATCAGTATGGTGATAGTACTGTGCACGTTGATTGATTATTTTTATGTTAGCTAGGGGCACGCTGTCGCTCGGTAGAAATCCAAACATAGCATATGCTTCCGATGCGAGCTTTCCTTTGGAAAGCTTTCAGGCGGACGCTACCGCTCCTACAGTTCCAAAATTCCTCTCCGCTCGCTCTAACCTCACTAGGCTAACAACAAAAGACAACAAGCCCGCCCAGTAGGGGCGGGCAGCAAGGGCGCGTAAAGGCTGGCTACGCGGCCTTTTTGCTGTGTAACAACTACTAAGATCCAAAGCTAAAGGCAAGAGCACCCCCAACCCCCCCCTTGCTAAACAACGCTCACAAGCGCCTCGCTGCGTTCGCTGGTTTAGTGAAAACCACATTTAGTTTGATTTTGGTCACCTAAATCTCTCATTTCTCGATAATGGTAACTGTTAGGTGGAAAAAAGACATCTAATTTAACCAAAAGGGCCTGTTAAGCGCCTGAAAGGTGATATTAGGTGAACTTTTTCCCGCTAATCATCTCTATGTGGCAGTTTGCTGTGAATTAGTTAGCCAATTTCCACTTAAATTGTTTGTAGAATCCCAAATCCCCTAAAGCAATAGAACGCAAAAAAAGAGCCCGAAGGCTCTTTGAGAAATAGTTAAAATTTAACACGTTTAAGATACGGCTTAATGTGTTTATACATACCTTGATATCTCAGTAGTCACGGCCGGCAAAGTACTGCAGCAGGGTCTGCAGATCCGCATGAGCCGGATAACTGGAGAGCTCCTGTACAATCGCTGCAGCCTGGTCCAGATAGCTCTGGCTAACCTCCGCAGTACGGGCGAGGGCATCGCTGCCGGTGACGAGATTGAGTACATAAGCAACCTCTTCTTCAGAGGAATCAGGGCCAATCCTGCGGATCGCGGGAGCGAGCGCAGGGTCCTGAAGGGCGAACAGCACAGGAAGCGTCACCTGGCCATGCCGCAGGTCACTGCCGGCAGGCTTGCCCAGCTTCTCGGCAGACTGGGTGAAGTCGAGCAGATCATCCTGGATCTGAAACGACATGCCCAGCGCCTCGCCGAAGCGGTACAGGAGCTGCGCGACTTCGTCAGGACTCTCTGTAGAGAGTGCGCCGACCCGCAGGCAGGTAGCCATCAGCATCGCTGTTTTGTTAAGTGATTTCTCCAGGTACTGCTCGAGCGTCAGATCATAATCGAAGGCATGCTCCATCTGCTGGTATTCCCCAAGGCAGAGCTGGGCGGTAGCTACGGATGACAGGTCATGGACGTAGCGGTCTTTGTCTCCGGTATATTTGCTGAGCAGCTCGATAACTCTGGCTGACATGTAATTGCCGATATGAACAGCGGACAGGACGCCTGTCTTTACATGCAGGGCGGCTCCGCCGCGCCGCAGCTCG
Proteins encoded:
- a CDS encoding HD-GYP domain-containing protein, which codes for MNIYGAFLRKQIGNYLFGSVVAVLAVGSLILLSSLEISMEEYGRLLIVLLLSFTIMAITEISVFVRHIRPIRAALLEPQPELAVLEKAYLQTHQLPRHAVMRILGPHLMGLSLPASLMTIWMIHAGLLTIPYFYLVMAVVGAILVASMHALIEFYLTCSAIIPLIKEFRNRAMELHNIDFSLEGHVFVPIRPKFLISCMLIGTFPLFLFIMATHIRMNNTGTGMLVGFQNYWTWAGMVLLIGTFFSSVAALLLTNSVQHPINELYKAMNNIKEGRLLQVQDEYSDEFSKLVAGFNMMVRGLQDREQQSRQLLDSYFTTLAVALDARDSYTAGHSLRVAEYSVIIGQLAGLTGQSLDDLRKSALLHDIGKIGVPDNVLFKEGNLTDEEFDRIKSHPVLGENILRQIEPVEKMAPYLEGVRSHHERYDGQGYPDGLAGTAIPLHGRIIAVADAYDAMTSDRPYRKGMDHEQALAILEKGRGSQWDPQFAGLFLAYFGKNVNVDKREYPGRTG
- a CDS encoding NusG domain II-containing protein is translated as MKRADVLLISIVLIAALAFLVPRWVGGDKGGPGKNLVANITVDGKLFKSVQLTEEEQSIEIRTERGYNLLKVHDYGIEMYEADCPDQVCLGFGRITQPKQTIVCLPHRVLVEIAGTSGGDEIDGYVQ
- a CDS encoding Gx transporter family protein; this encodes MAMSSRESATALKRTVIIAIFAAVAVVLSIVEAQIPLAAMGMMPGAKLGFANIMILTCIYFLRGRDAFMLVILKTLLTSFLLGTFSSLLFSLFGSLLSFVVMFLLIRFTGKRLSVIGVSIAGGLAHNTGQLVAASMVFNSTTILYYLPILLITGIVTGILVGFAVRYLMASLSRISLFEEFLDGRSY
- a CDS encoding ATP-binding cassette domain-containing protein, with amino-acid sequence MRETYTNNKFVDQAAVISLEGVAFGYDPEHPILHDITLSVPRGQWVSIVGPNGCGKSTLVKLLNALLPKSAGEIVVSGHRLEEETIGSIRNSIGMVFQNPDNQFIGATVEEDILFGLEGLCLSYEEMDERLKMYTEKLGISHLLSKHPGELSGGQKQRVAIASILAMKPGIVIFDEASSMLDEGSRNELLNVLQGMRKEGFTILMITHDADEILASDRVLALHGGSVAADLTPEELFRNEELLAVCHLREPYPWQLARALQRLGIKTDVPASEKELIDTLWPYNYSK
- a CDS encoding energy-coupling factor transporter ATPase, which encodes MAIQLQQVSYTYADRSLWRQTALHDINLSVPKGTMLGIAGATGSGKSTLLQLFNGILKPSQGTVRVLDVTIQAGEKAPRLLPLRRRVGLVFQFPEQQMFEETVEKDLIFGPLNFGMSPEEAKARARQAMTDMGLELELLERNPFRLSGGQMRKAAIASVLAMDPEIIVLDEPTATLDPLSRAELIGLLDRLCREQGRTIIIVTHRMDELLPYADHWALLKEGSLVFQGSGQELAADPDILESCGLSVPHSLRYWQAVARRFGLEGEKPCLTAESLAARIALLQAEGMRDSHE
- a CDS encoding energy-coupling factor transporter transmembrane component T family protein, which gives rise to MNERLLLGRSIETGSWVHKLDARSKITGMLLYLAIILLSHSWAAMGLLAVFSVAVMLSTRIPLKYFIKSAKPLRFLMLFIFIVQVFSVKEGEAWLTLGSFSLHEGGLRLGAFSVIRMLFLVTFTSLLTFTTTPGKLNQGLEGILSPFKKLGLKPDRLTMMIGLALRFIPTILDESQIILKAQASRGADLKELPLKEKGRMLVALLVPVITSAFRRAQDLVYSMEARGFRMDAPRTRYHRLRWGAADTLFIIMFIIMGVAVAVL
- a CDS encoding peptidase U32 family protein, which translates into the protein MARFFNGREIELLAPAGTFEIFKEVVQSACDAVYFGGPVLNMRMMRKGYNLSHEEIAQALVMAHNLDKKVYVTVNNLFSEEDVEEAREYLRFLDEVQPDALIVQDMAVLELIREMGLTVPVHASVMMNVHNLEMIYALRDLGVSRVVTSREMDLQTAKLLGQRSGMELEYFIHGDMCSVHGANCYFSSQVFGMSSNRGKCMKPCRWDYRIKKDGYVFPAEYPLAVKDMFMYEHLPELIESGITSFKIEGRMRDKEFMVMLANSYGEALDRYIDDPLGFDRTVDSKMLYNNRKRDFSTAYAFGKPGLSNINRRYEGTGKFYSTGKVFSTPTAERELSESRVVQLRERLAESKKEQASKPELAVRVNNMEQARLALELGVEHLYLPGDVFEPDLPLTKQDIKELGALKGQTKLYLGMPRMMTELHFDQLSQLLSGERLPVDGLLVTNLGAIRRFKDMGYPMVGDVNLNVYNHLAAELYTGLGLQRLTVSPEMTLEHFAAFTSRSDLPLEVVVHGTPALMYMEHDLFENTEVMEPIGEEDNQFVGNNVLVLKTDKGENPVYRDQYGRCHLLFAKELCYLPMLDEMNGLGISTFRIEGATYSITELRTIITAYQAAIGGKGDKADILGGLKPVYAGYTLGSLQFN
- a CDS encoding aspartate aminotransferase family protein encodes the protein MESTSFIGREAVAAKRKQYFYPCTAHFYRNAPQIVRGSMQYVYDENGKEYTDFFAGVSVVACGHCNPAITDRTIAQLQQLQHTSTVYLTQPNVDLAERLAAVLPGNLRRSFFVNSGSEANEGALLLARMHTGRKGFIALESGLHGRTNLTMSVTGLQMWRTDNYLDEDVTFIERPYHPELTLEKAAERSVESLKRVLEAKGDTIAAMIVEPIQGNGGMIMPAPSYFRKVKALLEQYGVLLIDDEIQTGYGRTGAMFAIEHFGVVPDIISMAKALGNGVPVAAFATTDEIAASLNRPSASTFGGNPVSAATALAVLDYIEAGQLPARAAELGGRLKAGLEQLRESFPALITDVRGTGFMLGAELAGNAAVSAAELTDDVLEELKDRGYLIGKNGIGRNVLAFQPPLIVTAENIDGLLNVLGEALLVASQRLSAATQA
- a CDS encoding UbiA-like polyprenyltransferase, which produces MVIMNAFKTAALKLKMFSELVMFSHTLFSLPFAVISMVWAAGGWPSGHMMLWGLIALIGARNGANAFNRLVDRTFDKQNPRTAHRHLPQQLLAEKEVILFIIINYALFIVASGMLNLLCLILSPVAIVLISSYSYTKRFTFLSHLYLGFVIASAPIGAWFAVTGNIAFTPFVIGTVVMLWIAGFDIIYGTQDIEFDRRHGLWSIPSFFGLKNALLISKGLHFIMVMLLLFLYLWRDLGWMYLVGIGIATLLLMTEHQIIKPSNRKLMKVASYNLNQVISMVIVLCTLIDYFYVS
- a CDS encoding polyprenyl synthetase family protein, whose amino-acid sequence is MKLHEALNIDLNQINREIENLVARDKDVPKKSQLAQSILELVGSGGKRLRPLMVIVGGRFGRKPDGRRTLQLAAAAEFIHAASLIHDDIIDDAELRRGGAALHVKTGVLSAVHIGNYMSARVIELLSKYTGDKDRYVHDLSSVATAQLCLGEYQQMEHAFDYDLTLEQYLEKSLNKTAMLMATCLRVGALSTESPDEVAQLLYRFGEALGMSFQIQDDLLDFTQSAEKLGKPAGSDLRHGQVTLPVLFALQDPALAPAIRRIGPDSSEEEVAYVLNLVTGSDALARTAEVSQSYLDQAAAIVQELSSYPAHADLQTLLQYFAGRDY